The DNA window TGTGCGTACAAATAAAAGGCGGCTTCGTAGTAAGCTAGGGTGTGCTCAAGGAGACCGGTCAATGAATATAAACGCAAAACCTGCGCGTCGCTTCGCCAACCACGTCAACGGACAGGACCAGGATGGTCGGCAGGGCGAGACATTCGAATCCATAAACCCGACTACCGGTGCCGCCTTTGGTCGCTTTGTCGAATCGAGCCCCGCCGATGTCGATGCTGCAGTGCAAGCCGCACGCGCCGCATTTGATGGCCCCTGGCGGAAGCTGTCGCCAACGCGTCGCGGCCGACTGCTGATGCGTTGGGGCGATCTGATCGCCGATAACGCGGAAAAGATCGCAACGATCGAGACCGAGCAGAACGGCAAACTGATCGCGGAAATGCGTATCCAGGCGCGTCTCGTGCAGGATTGGCTGTACTATTTCGGTGGTCTAGCCGACAAGATCGAGGGGCGGGTGGTTCCGCTCGACCGCACGAGCGTCCTCAACTACACCGTCAACGAGCCGCTCGGCGTCGTCGCCGCCATCATTCCCTGGAATTCGCCGACGTTCCTAACGATCATGACGGTTGCGCCGGCGCTTGCGGCGGGCAACACGGTGGTCATCAAGCCCTCCGAGGTGACCTCGGCGTCTGCTATCGAACTCGCAAGGCTTGCCGAGCAAGCCGGTATTCCGGCGGGCGTAATCAATGTCGTAACCGGCGGACGTGCGGCGGGCGAAGCGCTGGTCGACCACCCGGCGGTCGCCAAGGTGTCATTCACCGGCAGCGATGGCGCCGGGCGAGCGATTGCCGCTCGCGCCGGACAGCGGCTGGTCAGCTGCATGCTCGAACTCGGCGGCAAGAGCGCCAACATCGTGTTCGATGACGCTGACCTTGACCAGGTCGAAGCTGGCGTGCTCGCTGGAATTTTCGCGGCGGCGGGGCAAACATGCATTGCGGGTTCTCGCGCCTACTTCCAAAAGGGCATCTATGACCGCCTCGTTGGTCGGCTCATCGAACGGGCCAACAAGATCAAACTTGGCGATCCCCTGAAGGCAGACACTCAAATGGGACCCGTGGCGACCGCTGCGCAACTGGCCAAAGACGAAAGTATGGTCGCGCGCGCGG is part of the Bradyrhizobium erythrophlei genome and encodes:
- a CDS encoding aldehyde dehydrogenase, whose protein sequence is MNINAKPARRFANHVNGQDQDGRQGETFESINPTTGAAFGRFVESSPADVDAAVQAARAAFDGPWRKLSPTRRGRLLMRWGDLIADNAEKIATIETEQNGKLIAEMRIQARLVQDWLYYFGGLADKIEGRVVPLDRTSVLNYTVNEPLGVVAAIIPWNSPTFLTIMTVAPALAAGNTVVIKPSEVTSASAIELARLAEQAGIPAGVINVVTGGRAAGEALVDHPAVAKVSFTGSDGAGRAIAARAGQRLVSCMLELGGKSANIVFDDADLDQVEAGVLAGIFAAAGQTCIAGSRAYFQKGIYDRLVGRLIERANKIKLGDPLKADTQMGPVATAAQLAKDESMVARAVEDGAKVLVGGQRRRVEGLDDGFFYAPTILGNTKPDAFIMQNEVFGPVLCVTPFESEEEVLALANGTRFGLAAGLWTADLRRAHLMARGLQAGTVWINTYRAMAFNSPFGGFKNSGIGRLNGAEAIQSFLQTKSVWCELSRDVQDPFVLKA